Proteins found in one Alicyclobacillus cycloheptanicus genomic segment:
- a CDS encoding 4-hydroxyphenylacetate 3-hydroxylase family protein translates to MSMRTLTRGEQYVKSLDDGRTVWLNGERVEKVAEHPAFRATLTTIGRLFDRLDEEGVREQIGFLVQDTGRYAHNAFLVPRSREDLARRTAAFQDWADQTQGVMSRLSDYARSMVTGWYAVREAFRADDKHFPDKISKYYESARDHDLFSTTALLDPQINRAKRLDDQNPDAVLRIVAENEEGVVIRGAKMIATAGPYSHDFLVFPFHHVDQAHPAYAHALIVPANLQGLHMICREPFTVPDRTAHPLSSQYDEMDAVLIFDDVLVPWERVLLKDNPEAVWRLRQNTSANALAFHQTVVRAAAKLRFVAGVGCAIAEAIGVNGFLHVQEKLGELLMQVNTLEALVTASEAHARPDAFGNQIPAISFLDTARNLNSQYYPRAIEILQQIGAGGFMQVPAGSSAYDGSVAQLIDKYYAGASVSAERKVKLFQLGWDLIGSQLGARHQLYERYYAGDPVRMFANQYLNADKALYTRAVWGLIDQQRNEAPAD, encoded by the coding sequence ATGAGCATGCGAACCCTGACACGAGGCGAGCAGTATGTCAAGAGTCTGGACGACGGCCGCACAGTATGGCTGAACGGCGAGCGAGTTGAAAAGGTGGCGGAGCACCCCGCCTTTCGCGCAACCCTGACGACCATTGGGCGGCTGTTTGACCGTTTGGATGAGGAGGGCGTGCGTGAGCAAATTGGATTTCTGGTCCAGGACACGGGCCGGTACGCGCACAATGCGTTCCTGGTCCCGAGAAGCCGCGAAGATTTAGCACGTCGCACGGCGGCGTTCCAGGATTGGGCGGATCAGACACAGGGGGTCATGAGCCGCCTGTCGGACTATGCGAGGTCGATGGTAACCGGGTGGTATGCGGTACGCGAGGCCTTCCGGGCGGATGACAAGCATTTTCCCGACAAGATTTCAAAGTATTACGAATCAGCCCGCGATCACGACCTGTTTTCGACCACGGCGCTGCTAGACCCGCAAATCAATCGTGCCAAGCGGCTGGATGACCAGAATCCAGACGCTGTGCTGCGAATCGTTGCAGAAAACGAGGAGGGCGTGGTGATTCGCGGTGCCAAAATGATTGCGACGGCTGGGCCGTATTCACATGACTTTCTGGTCTTTCCATTTCATCATGTCGACCAGGCACACCCCGCCTATGCACACGCCCTCATTGTCCCCGCGAACTTGCAGGGACTGCACATGATTTGCCGGGAGCCGTTTACTGTCCCTGACCGCACCGCCCATCCACTCAGCAGCCAATACGACGAGATGGACGCCGTGCTGATTTTTGACGACGTGCTGGTGCCGTGGGAACGCGTCCTGCTCAAGGACAACCCGGAGGCGGTCTGGCGCTTGCGTCAAAACACATCGGCGAATGCGCTGGCTTTCCATCAGACGGTGGTTCGCGCGGCTGCAAAGCTTCGGTTCGTGGCAGGGGTTGGCTGCGCCATTGCCGAGGCGATTGGCGTCAACGGCTTTTTGCACGTGCAAGAAAAACTTGGCGAACTGTTGATGCAGGTGAACACGCTCGAGGCGCTTGTGACGGCGTCGGAGGCGCACGCCCGTCCCGACGCATTTGGAAACCAGATTCCGGCCATCAGCTTCCTCGATACCGCGCGCAATTTGAACAGTCAGTATTATCCGAGGGCCATCGAGATTCTGCAGCAAATCGGCGCCGGCGGCTTCATGCAGGTGCCGGCCGGGTCGTCAGCGTACGACGGTTCAGTCGCGCAGTTGATTGACAAGTACTATGCCGGTGCCAGCGTTTCGGCGGAGCGGAAGGTCAAGCTGTTTCAGCTCGGCTGGGACCTCATCGGCAGTCAGCTCGGCGCACGCCACCAACTCTATGAACGCTACTATGCCGGAGACCCGGTGCGAATGTTCGCCAATCAATACCTGAATGCAGACAAGGCGCTGTACACCCGGGCGGTGTGGGGGTTGATTGACCAGCAACGGAACGAGGCACCGGCGGACTGA
- a CDS encoding LLM class flavin-dependent oxidoreductase codes for MKQKRMYLNAFVMNCVGHQSPGLWTHPADRGYQYTDMAYWTDLARTLERGRFDAVFLADVLGVYDVYQGSYHAAVHTAAQIPVNDPMLVIPVMAAATTHLGFGVTSSVSYEPPYVFARRMSTLDHLTKGRVGWNIVTSYLDSAARNLGLQRQVSHDARYDLAEEYLEVCYKLWEGSWEDDAVVRDRHQGVFADPLKVHPIDHHGTYFHVPGIHLCEPSPQRTPVLYQAGASARGRALAARHAECVFVIAPTIPMAKKYVQSLREDAEKIGRDASELRVFSMFTPIVGRTQAEAEAKFQDYAKHASRDGALALYGGWSGLDLSKYGPDETLTYVENEAIRSAVEVFTRMDPDRKWTVDEIAKFIGIGGRGPVFVGTPEVIADTMQAWVEEAGVDGFNIAYAVTPGTFEDFVDLVVPVLQQRGVVWTDYEADTLRGNLYGGRQYLPDHHPARQVRAKFQGKVPSVSG; via the coding sequence GTGAAGCAGAAACGGATGTATCTCAACGCGTTTGTCATGAACTGTGTCGGTCATCAATCCCCTGGACTTTGGACGCACCCAGCGGACCGAGGGTATCAGTACACAGACATGGCGTATTGGACGGACCTGGCGCGCACGCTCGAACGCGGTCGGTTTGACGCCGTGTTTCTGGCGGATGTACTGGGTGTCTACGACGTCTACCAAGGCTCGTACCATGCCGCCGTGCACACGGCGGCTCAAATTCCAGTCAACGACCCGATGCTCGTGATTCCGGTCATGGCAGCGGCAACCACACACCTGGGGTTTGGCGTGACATCGTCCGTGAGCTACGAGCCGCCCTATGTGTTCGCCCGCAGGATGTCCACCCTGGACCACCTGACGAAAGGGCGGGTTGGGTGGAACATCGTGACTTCCTACTTGGATAGCGCCGCCCGGAACCTCGGGTTGCAGCGGCAGGTGAGCCACGACGCGCGCTATGACCTCGCCGAGGAATACCTCGAAGTGTGCTACAAGCTCTGGGAGGGCAGCTGGGAGGACGACGCGGTGGTCCGCGACCGGCACCAAGGCGTGTTTGCCGATCCGTTAAAGGTCCACCCCATCGACCACCACGGAACCTATTTTCACGTTCCGGGCATTCACCTGTGTGAACCGTCCCCGCAGCGGACTCCTGTGCTCTATCAGGCGGGGGCTTCGGCTCGGGGGCGAGCACTCGCAGCCAGGCACGCGGAGTGTGTCTTTGTCATTGCGCCGACCATTCCGATGGCCAAGAAGTACGTGCAGTCGCTGCGGGAGGACGCAGAGAAGATCGGCCGTGACGCATCCGAACTGCGGGTGTTTTCGATGTTCACCCCGATAGTCGGACGGACGCAGGCGGAGGCGGAAGCTAAGTTCCAGGATTATGCCAAGCACGCGAGCCGCGACGGCGCACTCGCCTTGTACGGCGGCTGGAGCGGGCTTGACTTGTCCAAGTACGGACCGGATGAAACTCTGACGTATGTGGAAAACGAAGCCATTCGTTCCGCAGTCGAGGTGTTCACCCGCATGGACCCGGACCGCAAGTGGACGGTGGACGAAATTGCAAAATTCATTGGGATTGGCGGACGCGGGCCCGTGTTCGTGGGCACGCCGGAAGTCATTGCGGACACCATGCAGGCATGGGTCGAGGAGGCGGGGGTCGACGGATTCAACATTGCCTACGCCGTCACGCCCGGAACGTTTGAAGACTTCGTCGATCTCGTCGTGCCCGTCCTGCAGCAGCGTGGTGTGGTATGGACCGATTACGAGGCGGACACCCTGCGCGGCAACCTGTATGGGGGAAGGCAGTACCTGCCAGACCACCACCCAGCCAGGCAGGTTCGGGCCAAGTTTCAGGGCAAGGTTCCGTCCGTGAGCGGATGA
- a CDS encoding short-chain fatty acid transporter, with protein MEQDVAVLQPGYESSKNVLQRVTDFFADLMERYLPDPFVLVIVLTLVMVVLGMTVVHQSLGAMVNDWSTGFWSFLEFSMQVALVVVTGYALAASKPVARLFNWVASRFHTPRGAILCVTVVAACASYISWGFGLIAGALMAQELAKRIRGVHYPLLFSSAYSGWIVYGLGISATIPITLATAGNPFAASIGGLVSLKQTIFLPGVLIDVGILLVTLPILNLWIHPKASDVLDVNPAAWENEEQPPQPAASSPAAGLASSKRGSAIGERLERAWPLNAVIALMGIGYLVYHFWTGGSLDINTLNAIFLFAGLLCHGTPMAYVQAVSQGVRSIGGIVLQFPFYAGIMGMMQGSGLAVAISKWMVNLSTAHTLPFFGFLSSFIINFFAPSSGGHWAIQGPFMIEAAKHVGASIAKTSMAVQMGCSWNDLVQPFWLIPILSVARLNVRQIMGYTIVPFLWVGVVYAATVLLW; from the coding sequence GTGGAGCAGGACGTGGCTGTGTTGCAGCCTGGATACGAGTCTTCGAAAAACGTGTTGCAGCGTGTGACCGATTTTTTTGCGGATTTGATGGAGCGCTACCTGCCTGACCCGTTTGTATTGGTGATTGTCTTGACGCTGGTCATGGTGGTGCTGGGGATGACGGTCGTCCATCAGAGCCTCGGTGCGATGGTCAACGACTGGTCCACCGGTTTTTGGAGCTTCCTGGAGTTTTCAATGCAAGTGGCACTGGTCGTCGTCACCGGATATGCACTCGCGGCCTCGAAACCCGTGGCGCGTCTGTTCAACTGGGTCGCCTCAAGGTTTCATACCCCCCGCGGGGCCATCCTGTGTGTGACGGTCGTGGCCGCATGTGCTTCGTATATCAGCTGGGGGTTTGGCCTTATCGCAGGGGCGCTCATGGCCCAGGAGCTGGCGAAGCGCATCCGCGGTGTCCATTATCCGCTGCTGTTTTCCAGCGCATACTCGGGCTGGATTGTCTACGGGCTCGGCATCTCCGCGACGATTCCCATCACCCTGGCAACGGCGGGCAATCCGTTCGCGGCGTCCATCGGCGGGCTGGTTTCATTGAAGCAAACCATCTTTCTCCCCGGAGTGCTCATCGACGTGGGAATCCTCCTCGTGACGCTGCCGATTTTGAATCTTTGGATTCACCCGAAAGCCAGCGACGTGCTCGACGTGAACCCTGCCGCGTGGGAGAACGAGGAGCAGCCGCCGCAGCCAGCAGCATCGTCCCCTGCTGCGGGTCTTGCGTCCAGCAAGCGGGGCTCCGCCATCGGCGAACGCCTGGAACGCGCTTGGCCACTCAATGCCGTCATTGCGTTGATGGGCATCGGTTACCTGGTCTATCACTTTTGGACGGGTGGGTCGTTGGACATCAATACGCTCAACGCCATCTTCCTCTTCGCGGGGCTGCTGTGCCACGGGACGCCGATGGCGTACGTGCAGGCGGTATCGCAAGGGGTGCGGAGCATCGGCGGGATCGTTCTTCAGTTCCCGTTCTACGCGGGCATCATGGGGATGATGCAGGGGTCAGGCTTGGCCGTGGCGATTTCCAAATGGATGGTCAATCTGTCTACCGCGCATACACTGCCCTTCTTTGGGTTTTTGAGTTCCTTCATTATCAACTTTTTTGCACCATCTTCGGGTGGTCATTGGGCCATTCAGGGGCCGTTTATGATTGAGGCCGCGAAACATGTGGGCGCCAGCATTGCGAAAACCAGCATGGCCGTACAAATGGGCTGCTCGTGGAACGATTTGGTGCAGCCGTTCTGGCTGATCCCGATTTTGTCCGTCGCACGGCTGAACGTTCGTCAGATTATGGGCTACACCATCGTGCCGTTTCTTTGGGTCGGCGTGGTTTATGCGGCAACGGTCTTGCTGTGGTAG
- a CDS encoding acyl-CoA dehydrogenase family protein, producing METSSANQQYSFLQTARELSERFRQDAVERDRLGGTPKIQRDWIRESGLLKLLIPQEYGGDGQPWSAVLRVVREFARTDAALAHLYGYHFLSLTAVHLAGTEAQQRRYYRETAANQYFWGNSVNPLDDRTVGERMDGGVIVNGVKSFSSGSPDSDMLVISWRDAQTGEFLKGMVPTRRPGVQVHDDWDCMGQRQTGSGTVSFHDVRLDDEEVLVKPYANDRPFSTLTPILSQSILSAVFVGSAQGALEEARHYTLERARAWYRSGVSKASEEPSTLSRYGDLWIRCQSALTLAEKAWEKLDEVWEKEQNLTEAERGECAVLVAAANVHAGNVALEITSRIFEVMGARATASQYGFDRFWRNVRTHTLHNPAEFKQRNVGNWFVNGEAPEPGYYS from the coding sequence GTGGAGACGTCATCAGCCAATCAGCAGTACAGTTTCCTTCAAACAGCGAGAGAACTGTCAGAACGGTTTCGTCAAGATGCGGTGGAACGCGACCGGCTCGGCGGAACGCCGAAGATACAGCGTGATTGGATCCGGGAAAGTGGTTTGTTGAAGTTGTTGATTCCGCAGGAATACGGCGGAGACGGCCAACCGTGGTCGGCTGTGCTGCGCGTCGTGCGGGAGTTCGCGCGCACCGACGCGGCGCTGGCTCATCTGTACGGCTATCACTTTCTCAGCTTAACGGCTGTGCACTTGGCTGGAACGGAAGCGCAGCAGCGCAGGTACTACCGCGAGACGGCTGCGAATCAATATTTCTGGGGAAATTCGGTCAATCCACTGGACGATCGAACAGTCGGGGAGCGCATGGACGGCGGCGTGATTGTGAACGGCGTCAAGTCGTTCAGTTCCGGGTCGCCTGATTCCGATATGCTCGTGATTTCCTGGCGCGACGCGCAGACCGGAGAATTTTTGAAGGGCATGGTGCCCACGCGCCGGCCCGGGGTGCAAGTTCACGATGACTGGGACTGCATGGGGCAGCGGCAAACCGGAAGCGGGACGGTTTCCTTTCACGATGTGAGGCTGGACGACGAAGAGGTCCTCGTCAAACCCTATGCCAACGACCGCCCCTTTTCGACGTTGACGCCGATTCTTTCGCAGTCGATTTTGTCTGCCGTGTTCGTGGGCAGCGCGCAAGGTGCCTTGGAGGAAGCCAGGCACTACACGTTGGAACGCGCCAGGGCCTGGTACCGGTCGGGCGTGTCGAAGGCGTCGGAGGAACCTTCCACCCTCAGCCGCTACGGCGACCTGTGGATTCGCTGCCAGTCTGCCCTCACGCTGGCAGAGAAGGCCTGGGAGAAGCTCGACGAGGTCTGGGAGAAGGAGCAGAACTTGACCGAGGCGGAAAGGGGGGAATGTGCTGTTCTAGTCGCCGCAGCCAATGTTCACGCGGGGAACGTGGCACTGGAGATTACGTCCCGCATCTTTGAAGTGATGGGCGCACGCGCCACGGCGTCTCAATACGGGTTCGATCGCTTCTGGCGCAACGTGCGCACCCACACCTTGCACAACCCGGCCGAATTTAAGCAGCGAAACGTTGGCAATTGGTTTGTCAACGGGGAGGCCCCTGAACCTGGTTACTATTCTTGA
- a CDS encoding matrixin family metalloprotease: MNLTSPAQFRFHEGRALGLELCAAPGLAWLLPRIAARLADVYGRRVSCVVDAQPKGVTPAALDAYSGAADVNTLLAGLSSGRQTARLWVVDHHLSHGLHVRLGGVSGDGTALVSAKWAGPEGAVSIAAHEVGHLLGLAHCRRACLMHPVHTPAAALRRTTRLCASCVQQLEGIIEIS; encoded by the coding sequence ATGAACTTGACCAGTCCTGCGCAGTTCCGTTTCCACGAAGGGCGGGCATTGGGGCTTGAGCTCTGCGCGGCCCCTGGCCTGGCGTGGCTTTTACCGCGCATCGCGGCGCGATTGGCAGACGTCTATGGGCGGCGGGTGTCGTGCGTGGTGGACGCCCAGCCGAAGGGCGTCACCCCTGCCGCCCTCGATGCGTATTCTGGCGCCGCCGATGTCAACACGCTGTTAGCGGGGCTGTCTTCCGGGCGCCAGACGGCACGGCTTTGGGTGGTCGACCATCATTTGTCGCACGGCCTGCACGTTCGCCTGGGCGGGGTCAGCGGAGACGGCACGGCACTGGTATCCGCCAAGTGGGCCGGTCCCGAAGGCGCCGTTTCCATCGCTGCTCATGAGGTCGGACATTTGTTGGGGCTTGCACACTGTCGCCGCGCCTGTCTGATGCACCCCGTGCATACGCCTGCTGCAGCGTTGCGTCGAACAACCCGGCTGTGCGCGTCATGTGTTCAGCAACTCGAGGGTATCATTGAGATTTCTTGA
- a CDS encoding MFS transporter, whose translation MKNKTGILVLMCLSMLLSYVPWYNYSAVSGLLSKQYHINPFQSGLILSLFQLGYVIVVPFTGWLADRVGIKRVLITATFATFVFSMLFGLVSNGFVSILILRLLTGMAAGAIYAPGMSLLSNWFEPQRRGTAIGAYTGALTAAYAGGYFLAAPIAASFGWRAGIVWSSLPALIGAILLFWIHESPAQSRLAYDGAARPVAALPRLSPSGGYAGPGIITLSYCGHMWELYSFWGWIGPAMVASVVMTGASLDHATRYGGILAAIIILIGAPSSYLWGIFADRVGRLRSILIALVCSGIGELVIGWTVHQATLMTIVGFWVGFWVIADSAQYKAGLTEMSEPRVRTTLLGFQSAIGYLMTVFGPTVFGAMVKNENHVVNSADAHVWWPAFSVLAVASFIGIIAALWLRKVPQSRFMNGVAQPIAPSGQ comes from the coding sequence ATGAAAAACAAGACCGGAATCCTCGTCTTGATGTGCTTGTCCATGCTGCTCAGCTACGTTCCCTGGTATAACTACTCTGCGGTTTCCGGTTTGTTGTCCAAGCAGTACCATATCAATCCGTTCCAATCCGGGCTTATCCTGTCCCTCTTTCAGCTCGGGTATGTGATTGTCGTCCCCTTTACCGGATGGCTGGCCGATCGCGTCGGAATCAAGCGGGTTCTCATCACAGCCACGTTCGCTACTTTCGTCTTTTCCATGCTGTTTGGCCTGGTGTCGAACGGCTTCGTGTCGATTCTCATCTTGCGCTTGCTGACCGGGATGGCGGCGGGCGCGATTTATGCGCCGGGCATGTCGCTCTTGTCCAACTGGTTTGAGCCGCAGCGCCGCGGCACGGCCATCGGGGCCTACACCGGTGCCCTGACCGCGGCCTATGCGGGCGGGTATTTTCTCGCTGCGCCCATTGCCGCCAGCTTCGGGTGGCGCGCCGGGATCGTCTGGTCATCACTTCCTGCTCTGATTGGCGCCATCCTGCTGTTTTGGATTCACGAATCCCCTGCACAGTCCCGATTGGCGTACGATGGGGCAGCACGGCCGGTCGCTGCGCTGCCTCGGCTCAGTCCAAGCGGGGGATACGCAGGGCCTGGCATCATCACTCTCTCGTACTGCGGACACATGTGGGAATTGTATAGTTTCTGGGGCTGGATTGGGCCTGCGATGGTGGCTTCCGTCGTGATGACCGGCGCGAGTTTGGACCATGCGACGCGATACGGAGGCATTCTCGCGGCCATCATCATTCTGATTGGTGCGCCATCGTCCTATCTGTGGGGAATTTTTGCCGATCGCGTCGGACGTCTGCGCTCCATTCTGATTGCCCTGGTTTGCTCTGGCATCGGAGAGTTGGTGATTGGATGGACCGTGCATCAGGCAACGCTCATGACCATCGTCGGATTTTGGGTGGGATTTTGGGTGATTGCCGACTCCGCGCAGTACAAGGCGGGCCTGACCGAGATGTCCGAACCGCGCGTCCGGACCACCTTGCTCGGATTCCAGTCCGCCATCGGCTACTTGATGACCGTCTTTGGTCCTACGGTGTTTGGCGCAATGGTGAAAAATGAAAACCACGTGGTGAATTCTGCGGATGCGCACGTGTGGTGGCCGGCGTTCAGTGTGCTGGCGGTGGCTTCTTTCATTGGCATCATCGCAGCGCTTTGGCTTCGAAAAGTGCCGCAGTCCCGGTTCATGAACGGGGTTGCACAGCCCATTGCACCAAGCGGGCAATAG
- a CDS encoding VOC family protein → MSWSSFIASGMQENGNTALAGTTTWIDHILQPMDCRACVDVEPTLRRLGFHRIHHVSTADARTHYTTFAAGNVLLQFMPTTAPLRSARAAGQAGVTRPRAHHHVPWIALGTDDIEHKAVELRAKGFRVSDPVPYVEILCSDNLMRSKIIHVESASGLGIPCPCFVQWEPAETQHASSARPPLDPRAPRLREIAIAVENLPRVVEHWGALTKSAPSESWIQSDIQAYCVRIPVQDEFITLCEPIGAGKIRDLLRIHGPQPFLFSFHEAPENRELELQGITLRLEKQAQH, encoded by the coding sequence ATGAGTTGGTCATCATTTATCGCCTCAGGCATGCAAGAGAACGGTAACACCGCGTTGGCGGGCACCACGACCTGGATTGACCACATCTTACAGCCGATGGACTGCCGCGCGTGCGTCGATGTTGAACCGACACTGCGAAGGCTTGGATTTCATCGCATTCATCACGTATCGACCGCGGACGCACGCACGCATTATACAACGTTCGCAGCGGGCAATGTGCTTTTGCAGTTTATGCCCACCACCGCTCCCCTCCGTTCTGCCCGTGCAGCAGGGCAAGCGGGCGTAACCAGGCCAAGGGCGCACCACCATGTGCCCTGGATTGCCCTTGGAACCGATGATATTGAACACAAAGCGGTTGAGCTGCGCGCGAAGGGGTTTCGCGTCAGCGACCCCGTTCCTTACGTGGAAATCCTTTGCAGTGACAACCTGATGCGCTCAAAAATCATCCACGTGGAAAGCGCCAGCGGACTGGGTATCCCTTGTCCTTGTTTTGTCCAGTGGGAACCGGCGGAGACACAGCATGCCTCATCCGCTCGACCGCCGCTCGACCCGCGTGCCCCGAGACTTCGTGAGATCGCCATTGCCGTCGAAAACCTCCCACGCGTCGTCGAACATTGGGGTGCGCTGACCAAGAGCGCCCCGAGTGAAAGTTGGATTCAGTCCGACATTCAGGCGTATTGCGTCCGCATCCCCGTACAAGATGAATTCATTACCCTTTGCGAGCCGATTGGCGCGGGCAAGATTCGCGACCTCCTGCGCATCCACGGACCCCAGCCCTTTCTCTTCTCCTTTCATGAAGCACCGGAAAATCGTGAACTGGAACTGCAAGGCATCACACTGCGCTTGGAAAAGCAGGCTCAACACTGA
- a CDS encoding TetR/AcrR family transcriptional regulator has product MERRNPKVLAQILDATFECLARQGSMSISLREIAKHAGVALSQLHYYFDSKENLLAEAVLYKTRKIIQELRSELHTAPSLEERIHQFGQFLRSDRVLGSDWQKVYFDLLSSSIWVPRMAEAMRSVQEEMLQVVLADDQLRIMNRSEARLILAALDGLALQYLQGAPDEELQTAYELLGKALIRLRG; this is encoded by the coding sequence ATGGAGCGACGGAACCCCAAGGTACTGGCGCAAATCCTCGACGCGACATTCGAATGCCTGGCGAGACAAGGCTCGATGTCCATCAGTCTTCGCGAGATTGCCAAGCACGCTGGCGTAGCACTCAGCCAATTGCACTATTACTTTGATTCCAAAGAAAATTTGCTGGCTGAAGCCGTGTTGTACAAAACTCGTAAAATCATTCAGGAACTGCGTTCCGAACTCCACACAGCTCCGTCTTTGGAAGAACGGATTCATCAATTTGGTCAATTCCTTCGTTCCGATCGCGTCCTTGGTTCGGATTGGCAGAAAGTCTATTTCGATCTGTTATCCAGTTCCATATGGGTGCCGCGTATGGCGGAGGCCATGCGCAGTGTGCAGGAGGAGATGCTTCAGGTTGTACTCGCCGACGACCAACTGCGCATCATGAATCGCAGCGAAGCACGCCTCATCTTGGCTGCGCTTGACGGATTGGCGCTGCAATATTTACAAGGTGCACCCGACGAGGAATTGCAAACTGCGTATGAATTACTGGGTAAGGCTTTGATTCGGCTCCGCGGATGA
- a CDS encoding Sec-independent protein translocase family protein, whose protein sequence is MALLLMITLVDFLLFAVVGTLHLFTSWWGWSIIIVSGLLVFAPELSRAAAKICSHNT, encoded by the coding sequence GTGGCACTGCTCCTGATGATCACATTGGTGGATTTTCTCCTGTTCGCTGTGGTCGGAACGCTCCACCTTTTCACTTCTTGGTGGGGATGGAGCATTATCATCGTCTCCGGTTTACTGGTGTTCGCACCAGAGTTGAGTCGCGCAGCCGCAAAAATCTGTTCTCACAACACCTAG
- a CDS encoding DUF2512 family protein — MAELTLNVTNFLFKMVIAMMTIWLASLMDPLLSTHNWAFFTAAVIAAVVGTLTDWRILPKFGTLSSVLVDLVFNTAIIWLVPNVWHGHYMPFTTAAICGAVIAFIEIGVHSVVTRAWALTSRADR; from the coding sequence ATGGCCGAGTTGACGCTCAATGTAACCAACTTCCTCTTCAAGATGGTCATTGCCATGATGACCATCTGGCTCGCATCGTTGATGGATCCGCTGCTCAGCACTCACAATTGGGCGTTCTTCACAGCAGCCGTCATCGCTGCCGTCGTCGGAACCCTGACGGACTGGCGCATCCTGCCGAAGTTTGGCACTCTGTCGTCGGTCCTGGTCGACCTCGTGTTCAACACGGCCATCATCTGGCTCGTTCCGAATGTGTGGCATGGTCACTACATGCCCTTCACGACAGCGGCGATTTGCGGGGCCGTGATTGCTTTCATCGAGATTGGCGTACACAGCGTCGTGACGCGTGCATGGGCATTGACGAGTCGAGCGGACCGCTGA